From the genome of Cryptococcus deuterogattii R265 chromosome 5, complete sequence:
GATGAAATCGCAGAtgaccttcctcttcacatCTGCCCCCCTTGTTGCTAACCGGGCTAGTAATAGCATCCACATTTCTTTCGGCTTTACTGCCAACTTCGTTGCATCAGAATCTTTAGGGTCGGGGAGACTCGCGAGGTCTGCACCTGTTTGCCATATTCGTTCAATTGTATCTGAAAAAATGAACTCCTTGTCCGACGGCTCAAGAGGTTCAGGGGCAGGAAGAACGAAATCCGTGAAGGACGttggttcttcttcttccataaGCGGTTCTGGGCCATCCATCTGTGTCGGTTGTCAGGACATCATGGCGAAGCTGCAACtaggggaaaggaggaaactGACCAATAaatcgtcatcgtcatcctccatATCCAGCGGATTcaagatttcttcttcttcttcttccttgacgatACTGCTGACACCCAATGCGGCTGCCAAGAGCGGCTGAGCATCGGTAGAATTTTCTTGCAAAGCTCGTTTTGCATTCTATCTCGGATCAGGTTCTGTGCAGTTCAGCCTCAAAAGACGAACTTACCTCTATGGTCCCAGTGAGAAGCTCCAAGCTCACACTCCTTAAGCTGCTGAGGACTACCTCTACCACCTCTTCGAGCCTCATCCCGCTCACATCTATCTCAGGTCCTTTGCCCATTCCACTTCCCACACCTACCAGGCCGTCCAACCTGGCCCGTTTGGCTGCTTGCTCGCTTGACTCGGCCTCAAATGCAGTCTCAGGATCAATTGTATGTTTGAGATTTTGACGGCGCTCTTTACGAGCCAAAGCCTCGCCTATGAAAGCGGCCTCCATCCTAGCTTTTTGGCGAACAAGGGCGTCGTTAAGTTGGGCAGCGTGCGCCGACAAAGGGGGGTGGCGAAGCAAATGACTGATCGCAATCCTCACGGTTTTATCAACTGCTCGGATTTCCATCGCTGATCTGCCAGCAGCTACTAGAGCAGAGGGCGTCCAGCTCGCTAGGGAATGTACAACAAGGGGAGCAAGGGTAGGCCGCATTTTCGCTATGGCCGGAAGGGTATTTATaagtggatgaagaatggcgggttctgaagaagagtacaGATGGGTTACGAGTTGtgtctgaagaagagtgcCCTCCTTTTCAATGTCGGACGCAGATAAACAACCGTTAGGCACAATGTGCGACACATTCACATCATTGCTTCCTGCTCCCCTTTGCGGTAACTGTAAACTATCAGAAACAAACCCATCAACGGGGGTAAACGTACTCTAGGATCTGATCCGGCAGCTCTCGTAGCAGCCAACAGGACTCTTTGCACGAATTTCCACGCCACAGCCTTGATGCCGACATTAAATGGTCGCGCATTTGGGTCCAAAGCAAACGAGATAATCTTAGATTTCGCCACATTGAACAGATCCAAGACTTGTTGACTTGGCCTGGAAGTAGCAAGTAGCCGAAAAAGTATCGGATATATGGTGGATAATATAGGAATGACAGCCTTAATCGTCGGTACCGAGTCCGAGTGAAGAAGTTTATTCAGTGCCGTCAAACAATATTGAGCGACTGTCATGTCAGATGATCGTCAGCATTTGGATGATGTTGCTTTTTACTACGCACCATGCAATTTTACATCCAGCATTAATCCACTTCTTCCGACGGTTAAAGCAATCATGTCCAGCGTCCAAAACCGCAACAGCGAATCTCCTCCCTCTGTGATGAGTCCCAACAAACGCGGTATCACCTCTGGCAGCCTTTCCGGATGTTCTTCAAACCTTTGAGCCGCATTTTGAAGGCCTTCTTGTTGTTCTGGTGACTCTGaatcaagagcaagagcagcatTGAGGGCTTGCTGGGGGTCCGTAGGCGGTTGGAGAGTTGGCTGCTCGTCTGTGAGCTGGAGGGCTTTGGTCgggtcatcatcagcataGAGGGACATGATTGAAAGGCAGGAGACAGTTCCTTGCTCCTTGAagggatgatggaagaaggaagtgtGGTGAAACACAGAATACAAGCTGATTTCTTGTTGCCCAACAGAGCTTAATTATGGACGTCGATGCTTCAATTATTGCAGGTGCCGAAATGATAATAGGCATGCTTTCAAAAGTGCCTATTTCTAGCATTAATTAGGCGCGATGTGCAAGGTGATGGCCGGCCGTGACGCTCGTTCAAGGAGGAGGCCGACGACACTGCTGCTCACTCGTCAGCGCAGCTTGCTATCAGCCATTTTGATCCGATCCCGTCtattcatcttttctcacTCAAGGCCCACTCAAGACATCTTTAGTTCAGCATGGTTAGGAGCCCCTTGCTACTTAGCATGATGTTTATAGCTTACCATAAATTTCAATCTTGTAGGCTGCCAATTCTCAAGGGATTCAGACGTTGCTCGAAgccgagaaggaggctgcCAAGGTCGTGCAGAAGGCTAGACAGTGTACGTGTTTCGACTTACAAGATGCGTTCAAGTAACCTGGAACATCTTCGCACGTGCGATGCTGATGAACCATTCGCTGGTGATATAGATCGAGTgcaaaagctcaaggatgCTAGGTCCGAGGCTGCtaaggagattgaagcCTACAAGGccagaaaggaagaggagttcAAGAGATTTGAGTCCGAGGTAAGTTGATACTTATTGTTTAAGTAATATTCGGCAGGCAACAGGTCGCTACTGCGAATTGCAACATAGCGACCAGATGCCGTTTGGCCTCCTTTATCACAGCAACAACTGACGCGTGAGTTTGCCCAGCACACCTCTCAAACATCAACTTCTCAAACATCTATCGATTCTACCACAAAGACCCAACTTTCTCAACTGGATGATGCCGTCGcgaagaacaaggagaaggtcatcaagaagattgtcagCAGGGTTCTCCAGTCGGAGCCTCATTTGCATCCCAacctgaagaagcttgaggCGTAGAATTTGTATGATATAGCTTTTAAAATATGATTGTATGCTTTAGTGTGAATCCTtggtgggaagggaaatAGAAAACACTTGTTACATTTACAAAAGATCTAACTATTCTATCCTTGCATCtctacatcctcatcgtcttccacATCATTCATGGCCGGCGTCACGCCCTTCTTTTCGAGCTCTTCCAGAATTTCCGCCACATGCGCACCGATTCCCTCATCCAAATAGTCCTCATCTGCATAAAGCTTGGCACACTCTATCAAAGAGCGCATAGCTTCACTCAGACATTCTTCTGCTGACATTGGCTCTTCTGGCTCTTCGGGCTCCTCACCGAGAGTGGACGTAGGTGCGAGGTCAGTTCGGACCAATGCCGGATTTTCAATGAGAGCCTCTGCTCTTAAGTAAAGTGCCCATCCTTCGAGGTAAGCCCCCTCAACATTGAGAGTATCCTCTTCGCGGATGGTAGAGACGATATCAAGGGCGGCAAGATGCTCGTGATGTTCGAGAAGTAAACGCGCGAGAGCAAGTCGTGCGGGTAGGGGAGGCAATATAGGGTCAAAAGGCTCTCTACCCTCGAAATCATTGTACAGGCCCATGGCAATTGCCTTTGCTTCGTCAAACCTGGATTGTGACATCCTTATACTTGCCAAAGAAAGTCTGGCCTCTGGGTCATTAGGAAGAATGGACAATGCACGAGAAATGAGGGCGTCGCAATTCCCTTCGGCAGATTCCTCCATACTGCAGACAGATTTAGTTCTCAAGCGCTAACAAGCCTAAAAACAGTTATTGACGTACCATAAATCGGACATCCAAATCTCGATCATTGCAAGCAACGCATTCACGgccatctttctctcttcagccacatcatcctcaacttcctcccCCCCCAAGGCTtgctttcctttccccctgGCATTCGCTTCGTCGACTTTAATTATTTTTTCCAGCATGGCAGCAGCGGTGGTGTAGTAACCCAAAGCTTCTTGGGGGTTCTCGGCCGATTGAGCCAAATAGAGataaggagaaggatgagtaGGAGCTTCAGGGACATGGGGAGGGAGCAACTGAATAAGACACTCTCGCCCACGCTCGGCGTCGCCTCCTTCGAGTTCTGCGATACCGAGGAGCTCTTTGGCTTCTGCGTGAGTAGGTTCAACTTCCAGCGCTCGCTCGAGAAACTTGATAGCGAGCTCGAAGTTCGACTGTGCAAGAAGCGTATGTGCTTTATCTTTATACGTATGTCAGCATAGCTTCATGCACTGATATAAAGCTCAAGGCGCGTACCGATAAGGCTGGCGGCATCGTGAGGCTGGTCAGAGgacggaggaaggggtGCTTTTTTTGAGCCGGTTGAAGATCGCCCTCCCTTTTTCGACCGAGTCATTTTGATTTCTTAAGTGTAATGGAGTTTCCTGTGGTTCAGGGAATATAAGTACAAGCAAAACGTCGAGATGTGATCAAGGTTGACAAAAGTCGTTACTGTTGGGCCGTTCAGCATCCACGAGATGGCCACTGTCGTCGTTACTTGAAAAACAATAATTATTCA
Proteins encoded in this window:
- a CDS encoding symplekin, with the translated sequence MSLYADDDPTKALQLTDEQPTLQPPTDPQQALNAALALDSESPEQQEGLQNAAQRFEEHPERLPEVIPRLLGLITEGGDSLLRFWTLDMIALTVGRSGLMLDVKLHVAQYCLTALNKLLHSDSVPTIKAVIPILSTIYPILFRLLATSRPSQQVLDLFNVAKSKIISFALDPNARPFNVGIKAVAWKFVQRVLLAATRAAGSDPRLPQRGAGSNDVNVSHIVPNGCLSASDIEKEGTLLQTQLVTHLYSSSEPAILHPLINTLPAIAKMRPTLAPLVVHSLASWTPSALVAAGRSAMEIRAVDKTVRIAISHLLRHPPLSAHAAQLNDALVRQKARMEAAFIGEALARKERRQNLKHTIDPETAFEAESSEQAAKRARLDGLVGVGSGMGKGPEIDVSGMRLEEVVEVVLSSLRSVSLELLTGTIENAKRALQENSTDAQPLLAAALGVSSIVKEEEEEEILNPLDMEDDDDDLLMDGPEPLMEEEEPTSFTDFVLPAPEPLEPSDKEFIFSDTIERIWQTGADLASLPDPKDSDATKLAVKPKEMWMLLLARLATRGADVKRKVICDFIIADFANRSKFASVWLNEEWYNEKIGVSSPGQYLSNLEAIVTAYLPKVDSKDKSLSTFILTLPAIPPSLISTLETICQEPERALVGFLALRDIVEVRPPVRPQALQTLLELCTHPDRKIRVMAIITTVRRWGNDSPMMPFLTKYALGVLWRLANDGVKSEDVDMEEGEQADEKIQSKFLGEPNVDNVQQHVELAFALAKRKQDLLDDIFRLYPRLEPAVQDVVEAQLMPLIQSLGATEKLLEILRKFPNGADKLVMRVVGVLSAEGSKTLVTLMKTLLSERDLDPSFVIPIVGDLDKAEIEKQLPRIVSLLGDVNSKDMVKTAFASMLQKMTPSDLMVALHQEGAPLKLTIEAIGICFSMTTVFRSDVLANAMSRIADLSTIPLIFVRTIIQVVTTYKSLAPFIANHILPKLVTKKIWEIPQLWDGFIMLAKRIAPASFGALLQLPKEQLKEVVEKQPGLKSGLKGFLANKPGSKAAMAEIFGDD
- a CDS encoding V-type ATPase G subunit; amino-acid sequence: MAANSQGIQTLLEAEKEAAKVVQKARQYRVQKLKDARSEAAKEIEAYKARKEEEFKRFESEHTSQTSTSQTSIDSTTKTQLSQLDDAVAKNKEKVIKKIVSRVLQSEPHLHPNLKKLEA